A section of the Rhodococcus sp. 4CII genome encodes:
- a CDS encoding GAF and ANTAR domain-containing protein, with amino-acid sequence MALTDDSVADIDADQYAAGRGPCLHAAASRRPVRAVVGEYAERWPEFTAAARAAGVRAYLSVPLIIDTPGEGPGELVGSFNVYARTAAAFDPFDEKMMQLLTTAASAAISNARRWWRAQRQVEQLNQALTSRADIDQAKGMMMVMHGIGADEAFARLIEISQRTNTKVHRVAHDLIGKFSSPDRSPTR; translated from the coding sequence GTGGCCCTGACCGACGACTCCGTCGCCGACATCGACGCCGACCAGTACGCCGCCGGCCGCGGCCCGTGCCTGCACGCGGCGGCGTCGCGGCGGCCGGTGCGTGCGGTGGTTGGTGAGTATGCCGAGCGGTGGCCGGAATTCACCGCTGCCGCACGGGCGGCGGGGGTCCGGGCGTATCTGTCGGTGCCTTTGATCATCGACACCCCCGGCGAGGGCCCCGGGGAATTGGTGGGTTCGTTCAACGTCTACGCCCGCACCGCCGCGGCGTTCGATCCGTTCGACGAGAAGATGATGCAGTTGCTGACCACCGCCGCGTCGGCGGCGATCAGCAATGCCCGCCGGTGGTGGCGCGCACAGCGGCAGGTCGAGCAGCTCAATCAGGCGCTGACCTCCCGGGCGGACATCGATCAGGCCAAGGGGATGATGATGGTGATGCACGGCATCGGCGCCGACGAGGCGTTCGCCCGGCTGATCGAGATCTCCCAACGCACCAACACCAAGGTGCACCGCGTCGCCCACGACCTGATCGGCAAATTCAGCAGCCCGGACCGCTCTCCGACTCGGTGA